TGGTTGACACCCGGgtatatgttttgtattatggagcctgGATTCCTTTTGTAGACTCTAGTAtagtactgtatatgtatagaaagaccttattccgttatatatatgatttgattttggatgtgtatagggtgcctgggaaccccacgggatcgaaccctcattcattgtgctgTGTTTTTGACTATTTGTACGATATAggaacatgttaggttactaattcacccttaGGTCCCATTTCTGGGTCGGGGCGTGACACTAACAAAGGCACTTTATGCATgaattatttataaaatgttcgtaTTAGCTGCGATTAGTTATGAAttaatcatataatatttttaatatcttcctacAATAAATTAGTTTTaccatttaactaattaattaataagaacATTTTAGGGAATAAAAAGCAGACAACCAAGTGAAAGAAGTTTGAGTGTATACAGTAGGCATATTGAACCCGCATAAGTAGTGTTTGGAAGTATCGATTttgaattttgataaattttaatataattttatattacatcttatgcAAATCCAATATAACTTCAAATTCAATGCTTCTCCAAATATGGGGAAATGATtaatttaaaacttgaaaaatataaaagaaagaaaagaaaaatgtaaaaaaatattgtttttcaTGATGAATGGGATAGGGACAGCCACATGATATTAATTTATAACAgtgctcttttttctttttctttttggctgAGCTACGTAATTTGgttgtttggtattttgatttAAAAGGATGAGTGTTGACTCAGAGGCTTGCCATGTTTTACAGAGCTAAAGGCTTCTAGAGAAAGGCAAATCCAACCATTAAACAAATGAAAAACAGtccaaaacaaataaaatttgtGGAAAGCTTTAAAATGTaaattgtttttatttatatgtaattttaagatatttagtgtcaaaaaatttataattaatttttttgtcaTTGCTAACAATTGATTTAAAAGTTTTTGTACTTGCTAATATAGATTGACAAATactattttattaaaattttaatttaattaaaggAGAATAACACTTTTCATATTTATTGATTTGGAATGAtccataaataaaattattaatatgttaAAATTGCCTTTAGAATTTGtgatttaatttttctaatgtttAATAATAATGGAATTAATTTTATTGCATTTCTCTATGATTCTTGAATTTAATAGATAAGAAGGTCCTACAGTTTTGCACGCGCGCGCACACGCAcatacatagatatatatatatatatatatatatatatatatatatatatatatatgctgtaTGCGATAGTTCCTTTTCCACTACAAATATTTGATTAATTTTCTCCCAATTGACCACAAGTGATACACTGTAAGTTTAAAATTCGTATTTCCATGAACTTATAATTTAATGATTTTACATTGATTTTGCTTTTGAAAATATGCCCGGGCATACAAGTAGAAATAGTGAAGTATGTTTTAAGGGTAAGAAAAAGAAGGATGTTTTGGTCActcaaataaaattatcatcAACAAATATCTAGAACTACAAACCACTAAAAGATACAAGAATTCGAACAATTATTGCTTAGACAATTTACGAAACCACATTAGAGAAAAAGGGGAATTGCTAAGTCTTCTCTTTTAGCACTTTATTTGTCTATCGAGGCTTTTTTGATGTGATACATATAGAACAAAAAATATTACacaaatttccttcttttctcaaATAAAACTTGAAAATGAAGGTTTTACTACACCCTTCTATTTGTTCTCTTCTGCGTTCTTTCTTCCCTTATTCCCCAAGCTTAGTGTGACAATGGATGAAGCAAGTCAATAGTACTACTTAAAATTACAAATCTACTCAACAAACGAAATAGGCAAAATCTTCTTACGAGTGCATGTTGCGGTACCATTTTCAGAATAAGTAGACCGTGTTATTAATCGCTCTTTCATAAACGATTgtctttatttattttgtaaaggaaattataaactttcatttttaaactATTTTATTACGATAGCATTCCAGAGCATGAATTTAGagttatataaatttaaaaaatatgaaattttatatagattttaatACACGTTGAGTAAACATAATTTTCATCTAACAAAGTCTTTTAAATATCTTTATTGAGTAATGACACATTTATTTGCTAAAATGACACTTGAACCACAAGCCGATGACTATCAACATGACTATTTATTGAGAGAGCGGATTTATATGATATGAGGAGAATTCTCTTCCACGGGTTGCTCCAACTCTCAACCAACTTGAACATTGATTTGTGATGGAGGCGTTGGCCTCGCCGGTCCGAGCAAAATTCTACAACTCGGAAGTCACTGCATTATGAATATGAAAGGTGGTCCGCCCACTCTATGCTCTTCGAATAtttgtttttttacttttcttattCAAACCATCCAATTGCACAACTCTAGCTACACATAagcctttctttttcttttttcttttttctttttttttttgcacttgCTTTCCAATAATTAGAACAGTTCAAAGTCAATTTAGGCCAATTTTTTTAATCTCAacatcaaatattattaaaataaaaattattctaatataattaaaaattaagaaaaatgaaatattaaggttatgtaaaattaattttttttttctttttcactctCCTATATAACCAAACATAGAAAAGTAGAATCTTTcatgttttcctttccttttttcaatatttttcaagttgcatACATAAAATACCCATCATACTATcgttttatttgtattttattttttattttgaatacttCCACCAACAATGAAATTGACGAATTTAATTATTTCAAGTAGGATGGATCAGTTGAGCTAAAAAGCAAACTGCGTCTGGTGTGGTATCAGTGCTCGTCTTTCTTTTCCCTCGCTCGGTGCTTCTGTGGATCAGTCTTCTCTAGCTATAACTCATCGAATTCAAAGCAAGGAAACAAATATGAAAGCTGAAATGGTTCTCAGTTTTGCAATAGGGCAAGTATTAAAGAAGGTGGGTTCACTGGCATCTGAAGAAATGAAACTTGCATGGGGTTTCAAGGGCGAGCTAAAAAATCTTGAAGAATTACTTAAAATGATTCAAGCTATACTGCATGATGCCCAGAAACAGCAAATGAGGGAAAAGGCTGTTCAAATTTGGCTCAAGAATCTTGAAGAGAGAGCTTATAAAGCTGAGGATGTTCTGACTGAGTTCTCTTATGAAATGCTCCGACGTCAGGTAGAAATTCAAAATCAATTTATGAAAAAGGTACGCTACTTCTGTTCCTTCTCTAGCCCCATCGTGCTCCGTATCAAGATGGCTCATAAAGTGAAGAATGTCAATAGCTCACTggaaaaatttatgaaaaaagcGATTAGCTTTGGGCTTAGACCGATGTTACCTATAGATCCAATTTCTCAAATAATAGAGAGTCACTCCTTTCAAGATGATCCAAAAGTTGGAAGGGAAAATGATGTATTAACTATAGTAAACAAGGTGACTAGCTCATCCAGTAATGATGTCTCTGTAATTCCAATCGTGGGTATGGGGGGCATCGGGAAGACTACGCTTGCTCAACTAATCTACAATGATGAGCGAGTGAAAGAACATTTTGACGTAAGAATTTGGGTATGTGTATCTGAAAATTTTGATGTCAAAAGGATTCTAAAAAAGATTTTGGAATCTCTTACCAAGGAAAGTTGTGGGATTGAAAATTTGGATACCATCCTTGAAAACATTAAGGATAAGTTGGAAGGGAAAATATATCTTCTCATACTAGATGATGTTTGGAATGAAGATCCAAATAAGTGGGAAAATTTACGAAATGGTCTGTTGGGAGTGAGGTCAAAAAAAGTGGGAAACAGCATTGTTGTGACTACTCGAAGCCACAACGTGGCTTCAATTATGAAGACACTTCCTCCTCATCACTTAGGGACACTATCAGAAGAATATTGTTGGGCGATATTTGAGCAAAAGGCATTTGTAGACTATGGAGCACTGAAGACTCAAGATTTTATTGATATAGGAAGGGGTATTGTGAAAAAATGTGGGGGCGTGCCGCTAGCAGCAAAGGTGCTGGGAGGGATCATACGTTTTAAGAGGGAGGAGCAAGAGTGGTTGTCCATTTTGGAAAGTGAAACATGGAATTTGCCAGAAAGTGAGGATGGGATCATAGCAGCATTGAAGTTGAGCTTTGACAATTTGCCATCGGCTTCTTTGAAACAATGCTTCGCATACACTGCAATTTTCCCCAAGGATTATGTCATTGAGAGAGTAAAGCTAATCCAACTATGGATGGCTCAAGGATTTCTTGAGTCATCTCAAGAGTGCGGTTTGGTGATGGAAGACCAAGGTAATGAGTACTTCAATGTCCTGTTGCAGAATTCCTTGTTTCAAGATGTTGAAAGGGATGTCATATATGGGGATATCAAATCATGCAAGATGCATGATCTTGTGCATGACCTTGCACAATCTGTTTCCAAATCTGAAATCCTGGTTTTGGAGGGTGGACATCAGGGGAATGAAATCCCTGCAGTCCGACATTTATCATTGACATATTATGGAGAAGGGAAGCACACAGTTGGGAAGAATAATGGAAAAAAATTACGCACCTTAATTTTATCAAGGTCAAGGGCTGTTAATGTTTCCGATGAGGTGTTAGTTGACTCAAAACGCTTGAGAGTTTTAGATTTAAGCGGGAGCCAAACTGAGGTGCTGCCAGATTCTGTTGGGAAGTTGAAATATTTAAAGTACCTTGATGTCTCCGATAATAAAATTGTAAGGTTGCCGGATTCAATTACCAAGCTATACCATCTGCAGACGTTGAATATAGAGTTCTGTTATAAGCTGCAGGGGCTACCAAAAGAAATGAGAGCATTAATCAACTTAAGACATTTGGGACTTGACCTGGACAATGCAGAGAGAATAATGAAGGATGGACCGATTGAGATGAGGCGGTTAATTCATTTGCAGACGTTACCGGTGTTTGTGGTGGGTCGGGGCAGGGGACGCCGAATTGAAGAGCTGGAACCCTTGAACGAGCTCAGAGGACAATTATGGATATGCGATCTACAGCATGTGAGGGGTAAAGAAGAAGCTGAAAAAGCAAAtttgaagggaaagaaaaacattgAAACATTGGTGCTTCAATGGGGTAATGATGATGGTGGTCGTGGTGAGGTTCGTTGTGGTGATAATGATGATGAGGTGTTGGAAGGGCTGCAACCACACTTAGATCTGAAGCAGTTTAAAGTTGAAGGATTTGGGGGTATTGCTGTTTCGTGGATAGCGAAGTTGTTGAATCTTCAGGTGTTGGAGATAGTGAGTTGCCCTAAATTGAAATCCATTCTTCCCCCGAATTTAGAGGGCTTCTCGCCCTCCCTTCGAGAGCTGAAAGTCCACATGTGTGAAGAATTGATGTCTATGCAATTCTGTACATCCCTCAAGAAATTAGGCATATGGAATTGCCCAAATTTGGAATCTGTGCCGGCTGATTTACTAAAATTGCACTCCCTCTCAGATTTAAGAATTTGTGAGTGCAAAAGATTGAGTAGTTTGCCGGAAGGGCTATTGTGCTGTCTCCCCGAGTTGAAGAGACTAGAGATCGGAGGGTTTAATGAGGAGCTGGATAGTTTCCCCTCACTTCTCTGCAGCAccaaccaccaccaccaccactgtcACCACCAATTCCGGCTTGAAGAACTAACTCTGAGGGGTTGGCCTAGGCTCAAGTCTCTGCGCAatcatgaacatgaacaaattcttcttcttccccGCCTCTCTTCCCTACAAATTCTTGTGATTGAGCAGTTTGGTGGTTTGGAAGCTCTGCCGGAGTTGCTTCCCGCAAACCTTCGAGATCTACGTCTTTTGCATTGCAAATACAATAATCATCTGGTGAGATCCGTGGGAGGCGTCGCCAGATCAAGAAACTTGACTGTTCAGTACTGGCCTAGGGATATTTGACTATTGCCATCAAACCACTACggcattattttaaaaaattcaacctCAATGAATTGTAACATGAAAATTTACTTAGATTTCTAAATAAATTTACAAGTTTGCTAATGAAATAAAACCACTTGCTCAAATCGAGTCTTGTTTGATTTACCTTCTCCATGAAACCATTCCCTATCACTAATTTACAAGTTTGCATTTGCCTTTTTTTCTCACTTCATCTAAAACAACTCAAATAATGGTTGGTGTTTCACTTATACATGGGATACATATTCTTCTTGAAATGAGTATATTCTTGAATAACATGGAACATAGTaacaattttataaatataggTAATAATTATTTCCCATAGCGCTGTTTGGAATGTAGAAAACTTACAATCTGTTtggaataaaagaaaagaaaaggaaaataagtgAAGAACTCATTTCTCATTGCattttccttctatattaaaCATTGTTAAAAACGATAGTTTGTTTTAAGATAATTAAAGATTATGAAAAACTATATATGaatgatgtataaaatcaaaattttgcttATGGAtttgatatgtttttttttttttattttctttctcactttccttaatccaaatatgaaaatatggattccttaatattttccttCCATTTTCTTAGTAATTTTTGAGTTTTAAACGAAACCtttaaggaaaggaaagaaaattttgaaagaactcattttttcttaatttttaatcatattgtgaacaaattttcattttaattagtAGAGAAATTATAACAAAAAGCTAGTTTAGTTTCTTTCCTATTTGGAACTATCAAAGGatctataattttaaatttaattatcaagaaaagtgaaaaaTACGCCATTTTTATAAacctaaattttattttacacataattaatatttttttaaaatttttaatcatattgaaacaaagttttatttttataacatttaataagaaaaatgaaataaaaaatgagtttcctcatttttatttttttttgtctttcccTCCCCTAAATAAAATTCTTGAATCAAATGGACcgtaaaaaaaaattgttttttgaaaggACAATATTACAATTTTCTATTGATTCCTGGTGCATGATATAAGCGTGCCCCCTTCAATTTGAAAAGACCATTGGATTTAATTTACTAAAAATCTTGATTCAAACGTACTCCCATTGAAGAAAAAATTTTCAATCCAAGTGAAAAAAGtttgattaattaaaaataatatttaattaaaataactccatattgttatttttcaataaaaattagatGCATGCAtcttttagtttttatatttaaccaaaatttttacTATGATACttgatgaaaattaaaaaattaattgacTTCATAGGGTGTAATATGTCTTTATTTAGGCTCCatttggaattcaaaaaatactaaggaaaatattaagaaattttGATTCTactcatcattattattatttttttatatttttaatcatattaaacaaatttttattttcaataatatttaggATGcttttggattaagaattttgtttgtaaaaaaggaaagagaaggaaaataaggagaaaacttatttttccttgtattttccaTCCAtataaaatactattaaaaataaaaatttattttactataaataaaattaggaaaaactaaatatcaacggtgtaaaattttattttttttttcatagatttgatatattttttttattttctttctcactttcttcTGAGTTTCAAAAGGGGGCCTAcgtaagaaaaaaatatataaataaaaataaatttccttgtttttatttccttttttcttcttttacatTTCCCATTTACTTTTGTATAATTAACTTCTATTTTGCTCCTGGAAGCAAAGTAAAAAcatttaaaatctgaaattaataaaaaatgttttccaacttttataaataaaattaaaaaacaagttattatttttgtaattatttgaaaaatcaaaataaaatttccacGAGAGAGTAGTGAAAAAATTTTTCAATCTCCTTCCCCTAATGCTTAAGATTTTTATATGAGAATGCCTGTTGACCTTCTCCGGATATCCATTCTAGGCTCTCTGCTCTTGAAAAGCTTGGAGTTTGAGGAACTCAGATTTTTACCTGTGCAATGCGGAGGCTGAAACCAGAGatcattttgaattttattgacTAAGGATTTATTGAACTTTTCAGCTACACCCTGCAAGATTCGATCACCTCTGGTTCTCTGCAACCGCAATGAATCATGAAAAGATTCTAACAGTTTATAATGATATGACAAGCAGAGGAAGCAGGGATGATCGTATTGATGGATTGTTGAAGCCAGTGAGAGGTGAAAGGCTAGCAAGTACGGCCTCAGAAATGTATTCAATCTGATTCATCGAGGGGATTTAATGATGCAGATATTTCCCATGAAGATGATACTCAATTTTGATGTGTTTTGATTAGTGTGGTCTCCCTTGGTTAGTTTGAACTTTATAAACTTCCAGGTTATCCAAACGTCTATCTTCTATATTTTCACCATCCAAAAGAATAAACCAGGGGCTGTGTTTTAACCATTATTAAACAGTTCATGAAGTTCAAGGAAGTCTTGCCTTTCATAGCTTTAGGGTTTAAATGTCAATATTATGTTCGTTTAGTAATTTGTTTTTCCAACATTAATTATGTTGTGAATAAGGATGAAATCATAATGaataatttctgtatttcttgaatgatTTTGTACAAATCAAtacataatattttataatacaATCGAAAAatctaaatatgaaaataatctccTAAAAGAATCTCTCTCAAGAATATATACAATTCTCTACATATATACTTCCCTAAATTACTCCAAGATACTCAAgatttcaacactccccctcaagttggatcatagatattgatcatatccaacttgcaaatgaaatcatCAAACCTCTGTCGGGCAGTTGGTTCCTTGGTgagtacataagtcatacagatggttccttcttcaaccttctctttgataaaatgtcggtcaacttctacatgcttagtcttgtcatgttgaactgaattgagagagatactgatgactgctttattgtcacaatagagtatgataggaaatttcaccgaGATctataattcttccaagagtttccgtaaccacagtccttcacatatctcTTGTGCAACTATCctaaattcagcttcagcactactttGAGCCACTACATTATGTTTTTTTGCTCCTCCAAGTTACTAAATTTCCCCATATAAAGGTGCAATATCCGGtagtagaccttctatcttccgctgatcctgcccaatccgcatctgtgaaaatttctacttccttgctttcacatttcttgaagaagagtcctttacCCTGAGAGCCCTTGAGGTACCTGAGGATTTTGTACACAACATCTACGCAAGTTTTTttcggtgaatgcatgtgttggcttgcCACACTTATCACAAATGCAATGTtgggtctagtatgtgatagatagattagtttaccaaccaatctctaatacctctccttttcaactggtattacgcagtcttcgaccctctttactgctttaattggggtttcactaggtttgcatccaagcacgCTAATTTTGGTAATGAGATCAAGgttatactttcgctgagagacactaatAGCCTTTTTTGATCTAACAACTTCCATccccaagaagtaccgcatttgtctcaggtctttaacttcaaactcagcagctagaactttcttcaatctttccatctccaccATATCATCTCCAATTaggatgatatcatcaacatacactatcagaattgttttcttactaCTTTCAAGCTGTTGaaagaacatagtgtgatctgattgcccttgtcgatatccttggttctttatcaccttcgtaaatctgtcgaaccatgctctgggagattgttttaGTTCATACAgtgacttcttgagtttacatactctaTTTTCTTCACTTTTCTTACTGAAACCTAGTGGTATCGTCATGTTgatttcttcttctaactcgtcatttagaaatgcattcttaatgttgAGTTGCTGTAGTGGCCAATTTAaattgttgtagtggccaatctaagttaaCTGCCAAGGACAGGAGGACCCGAACTgtattcaattttgtcactagtGCAAATGTCTCCATGTAGTCAATACCATAGGTCTGTGTAAACCCTTTCACAACAAGTCGGGCTTTATACCGTTCAATTGtcccatcagctctatatttcactgtgaagactcATTTGCAGCCTACTGGTTTCTTCCCTCTCGACAAATTTATAACATctcaagttccattttttttccaAGGCCCATATTTCCTACATGACAGCTTCCCTCCATTCAGGATTCTCCAAGGCTTCCTGGACCTGgatattctttgaaatttttatcctatcaaggttagaggtaaaagtACGATACCCTATAGACagagttttataagacatgtattttgactaAGAATATAGAGTACAagacctagtttgttttctgactgcaataggtaaattgatgtcattagGTGTTGACTTATCATAAGGAAGCTCGTGACCATCTATTACCTAATCGGGATTGGGcatggactcatggttgctcggagctatcaccagttccaactctcttggtgcctcgggtatgagattctccctgttctttgtttTTGGCTTTCTTGACTAAACAAGTATttccttgttattttgtttttatacATCTCCCCCTTAGTTTAAGTAATCTTTTGCACATGATAGGttaggaaatgatgcaatggCAGACTCATCAACAAAGAAATCAAATAATCGATCTT
This genomic stretch from Malania oleifera isolate guangnan ecotype guangnan chromosome 3, ASM2987363v1, whole genome shotgun sequence harbors:
- the LOC131150487 gene encoding putative disease resistance protein RGA3, translated to MKAEMVLSFAIGQVLKKVGSLASEEMKLAWGFKGELKNLEELLKMIQAILHDAQKQQMREKAVQIWLKNLEERAYKAEDVLTEFSYEMLRRQVEIQNQFMKKVRYFCSFSSPIVLRIKMAHKVKNVNSSLEKFMKKAISFGLRPMLPIDPISQIIESHSFQDDPKVGRENDVLTIVNKVTSSSSNDVSVIPIVGMGGIGKTTLAQLIYNDERVKEHFDVRIWVCVSENFDVKRILKKILESLTKESCGIENLDTILENIKDKLEGKIYLLILDDVWNEDPNKWENLRNGLLGVRSKKVGNSIVVTTRSHNVASIMKTLPPHHLGTLSEEYCWAIFEQKAFVDYGALKTQDFIDIGRGIVKKCGGVPLAAKVLGGIIRFKREEQEWLSILESETWNLPESEDGIIAALKLSFDNLPSASLKQCFAYTAIFPKDYVIERVKLIQLWMAQGFLESSQECGLVMEDQGNEYFNVLLQNSLFQDVERDVIYGDIKSCKMHDLVHDLAQSVSKSEILVLEGGHQGNEIPAVRHLSLTYYGEGKHTVGKNNGKKLRTLILSRSRAVNVSDEVLVDSKRLRVLDLSGSQTEVLPDSVGKLKYLKYLDVSDNKIVRLPDSITKLYHLQTLNIEFCYKLQGLPKEMRALINLRHLGLDLDNAERIMKDGPIEMRRLIHLQTLPVFVVGRGRGRRIEELEPLNELRGQLWICDLQHVRGKEEAEKANLKGKKNIETLVLQWGNDDGGRGEVRCGDNDDEVLEGLQPHLDLKQFKVEGFGGIAVSWIAKLLNLQVLEIVSCPKLKSILPPNLEGFSPSLRELKVHMCEELMSMQFCTSLKKLGIWNCPNLESVPADLLKLHSLSDLRICECKRLSSLPEGLLCCLPELKRLEIGGFNEELDSFPSLLCSTNHHHHHCHHQFRLEELTLRGWPRLKSLRNHEHEQILLLPRLSSLQILVIEQFGGLEALPELLPANLRDLRLLHCKYNNHLVRSVGGVARSRNLTVQYWPRDI